Proteins encoded together in one Formosa sp. Hel3_A1_48 window:
- a CDS encoding RsmB/NOP family class I SAM-dependent RNA methyltransferase — translation MRLHRNLCFAVIDGILEVFNDGNYADKVIQSLLKRDKRWGSRDRGFVAETTYDIVRWKRLYAEIAEVKEPFSRDDAWRLFAVWATLKGIKLPDWKYFEGTPTRKIKGRFDEASKTRKIKESIPDWIDELGVKELGESLWSKELSKQNEQADVILRTNILKTTKKDLQLKLQSEEIETIEIEGYPLALKLVERANVFKTEAFKMGWFEVQDASSQLVAEYLDVQPGMKVVDACAGAGGKTLHLSALMQNKGSLIAMDIYESKLKKLKIRARRNGAHNIDLRVIESTKPIKKLKAKADRLLIDAPCSGLGVLRRNPDSKWKLEPEFLDKIRGTQQHILQDYSKMLKPGGKMVYATCSVLPSENQEQVATFLTSEAGQNFKLLKDKSILAHKSSYDGFYMALLEKTIS, via the coding sequence ATGCGTTTACACAGAAATTTATGCTTTGCCGTTATTGATGGAATTTTAGAAGTTTTCAACGACGGAAATTATGCTGACAAAGTGATTCAATCCCTACTGAAGCGGGACAAGCGTTGGGGTAGTCGTGATCGTGGATTTGTAGCGGAGACCACCTATGACATAGTACGCTGGAAACGCCTCTACGCTGAAATTGCTGAAGTAAAAGAACCATTTAGCAGAGATGATGCATGGCGATTATTTGCAGTTTGGGCTACACTAAAAGGAATTAAATTACCTGATTGGAAATATTTTGAAGGTACGCCAACGCGAAAAATAAAAGGACGTTTCGACGAGGCATCAAAAACACGAAAAATAAAAGAATCAATCCCCGACTGGATAGACGAATTAGGTGTAAAAGAATTGGGTGAAAGTCTTTGGTCTAAAGAGTTATCAAAACAAAATGAACAAGCCGATGTCATACTGCGTACAAATATTCTCAAGACAACAAAAAAGGACCTTCAGCTAAAATTACAATCAGAAGAAATTGAAACCATCGAAATTGAAGGCTATCCCCTAGCACTGAAACTTGTCGAACGTGCTAATGTATTCAAAACAGAAGCTTTTAAAATGGGTTGGTTTGAAGTTCAAGACGCCTCATCTCAGTTGGTGGCAGAATATCTGGATGTTCAGCCAGGAATGAAAGTTGTTGATGCTTGTGCTGGTGCAGGAGGCAAAACCTTACACCTGTCCGCACTAATGCAAAACAAGGGCTCATTGATTGCTATGGATATTTATGAGAGTAAATTAAAAAAATTAAAAATTCGCGCACGACGGAATGGTGCACACAATATTGACTTGCGCGTTATAGAATCGACAAAACCCATAAAAAAACTCAAAGCAAAAGCCGATCGATTACTTATTGACGCACCTTGTTCTGGATTGGGTGTATTGCGCCGAAATCCTGATTCTAAATGGAAACTAGAACCCGAATTTTTAGACAAAATCAGAGGAACACAACAACATATTTTGCAGGATTACTCCAAAATGCTAAAACCTGGCGGTAAAATGGTATACGCAACGTGTTCGGTTTTGCCGTCTGAAAATCAAGAACAAGTTGCAACGTTTTTAACTTCAGAAGCAGGTCAAAATTTTAAATTGTTAAAAGATAAGAGTATTTTAGCACACAAGAGTAGTTATGATGGGTTTTATATGGCACTGCTCGAAAAAACAATTTCATGA
- a CDS encoding endonuclease produces the protein MKNIYTFLIITLCFNFGFAQIPNGYYDTATGSGYTLKTQLYNIINNQNDQGYNAMDDFFLSNDLDQYYENDNTILDIYSENPSGADPYNFNPQVDECGNYTGEGDCYNKEHVVPKSVFNDANPMDGDAHNLLPVDGRVNGFRGSFPMGRVDDNNLASQNGISNPTQNGSKLGDNLNSGYSSGYSGTVFEPIDEFKGDIARIYFYFATRYQNQISNWSAFAMFNGSSDQVFETAFLNILLEWHSIDPVSQKEVDRNNAIYDHQGNRNPFIDTPYYVTAIWNPQQDNQNPSAPTNLVASNPTATSVSLNWTAATDNIGVSSYDIYVNNSYNSSTSLTSTSVTSLSPETNYCFTIIAKDNANNSSVPSNEDCATTLSGSTNTLDLFFSEYMEGSGANKALEIANFTGATVNLSEYSIKLSSNGNSTWTNTYNFPSNASISNEDVFVVANGGTSVCTNVFDNLNNAITEFNGNDALGLFKNDIPIDILGTRGDATVYAENTTLVRNATITNGSTAYNADEWTSYPQNTCTNLGSHTQTLSAINIEPKHIKIYPNPVNGALLFVDVQNHTQIEIFDLTGKPILKTTVDSQHSAVDISTLSSGIYIMNLQNTHGQYTRKIVKY, from the coding sequence ATGAAAAACATTTACACATTTCTTATTATTACGCTTTGTTTTAATTTTGGTTTTGCTCAAATTCCAAATGGGTATTATGACACTGCAACTGGGAGTGGATATACTCTAAAAACGCAGTTGTACAACATCATCAACAACCAAAATGATCAGGGTTATAATGCGATGGATGATTTTTTTCTCAGCAATGATTTAGATCAGTATTACGAAAATGACAACACTATTTTGGATATCTACTCTGAAAATCCATCGGGTGCCGATCCTTACAATTTTAATCCGCAAGTCGATGAGTGTGGTAACTACACTGGCGAAGGCGACTGCTACAACAAAGAGCATGTTGTACCGAAGTCTGTTTTTAATGATGCTAATCCAATGGATGGTGATGCTCATAATTTATTGCCTGTAGATGGACGAGTGAATGGGTTTCGGGGGAGTTTTCCGATGGGACGCGTCGATGATAATAATTTGGCATCACAAAATGGAATTTCGAACCCCACGCAAAATGGTTCAAAATTAGGGGATAACCTAAACTCCGGATATTCTAGTGGATATTCGGGGACTGTTTTTGAACCCATTGATGAATTTAAAGGCGATATAGCCCGAATTTATTTTTATTTTGCCACACGCTACCAAAATCAAATCAGTAATTGGAGTGCTTTTGCTATGTTTAATGGCAGCAGCGATCAAGTGTTTGAAACAGCCTTTTTAAATATCCTTTTGGAGTGGCACAGCATAGACCCTGTTTCTCAAAAAGAGGTGGACCGAAACAATGCTATTTATGACCATCAAGGTAATCGCAATCCTTTTATTGATACCCCTTACTATGTTACAGCGATTTGGAACCCACAACAAGACAATCAAAATCCAAGTGCGCCCACTAATTTAGTTGCCAGTAACCCTACAGCCACAAGTGTGAGTCTGAACTGGACAGCTGCCACAGACAATATTGGAGTAAGTAGCTACGATATTTATGTAAATAACAGTTATAACAGCAGTACAAGTTTAACCTCAACGTCAGTTACAAGTTTAAGTCCAGAGACCAATTACTGTTTTACAATCATCGCTAAAGATAACGCAAACAATAGTTCTGTTCCCTCCAACGAAGATTGTGCTACTACCCTTTCGGGGAGTACAAATACACTCGATTTGTTTTTCTCTGAATATATGGAAGGAAGTGGTGCAAACAAGGCATTGGAAATTGCCAATTTTACAGGAGCGACGGTAAATTTATCAGAGTACAGCATTAAATTAAGCAGTAACGGCAACAGCACATGGACAAATACCTATAATTTCCCTTCAAATGCCAGTATTTCCAACGAAGACGTTTTTGTGGTCGCCAACGGAGGCACAAGTGTGTGCACCAATGTTTTTGACAACCTTAACAATGCGATTACAGAATTTAATGGTAATGATGCACTTGGGCTGTTTAAAAACGATATTCCAATCGATATCCTTGGAACACGTGGTGATGCTACCGTTTATGCTGAAAACACCACCCTAGTGCGTAATGCAACTATTACCAATGGAAGTACAGCTTACAATGCTGATGAATGGACGAGCTATCCACAAAACACTTGCACCAACCTCGGTAGCCATACACAAACCTTAAGCGCAATAAATATAGAACCTAAGCACATAAAAATATACCCCAACCCTGTCAATGGTGCATTGCTTTTTGTAGACGTACAAAACCATACACAAATAGAAATATTTGATCTTACGGGAAAACCCATTTTAAAAACCACTGTGGATTCTCAACATTCTGCAGTGGACATCAGTACCCTAAGCAGTGGAATATACATCATGAATCTCCAAAATACACATGGACAATACACAAGGAAAATAGTTAAATATTAG
- a CDS encoding WD40/YVTN/BNR-like repeat-containing protein: MNCKRLLFVFLIFCFYNCGNTVSTESLYSSVEIELIVEDSLLNIRALELTKDKLVAVSSIADVYSFDLNSDSLSKDRFYPDSLNVRALALVADTVFTLSIGSPAYLYKNSELVYHETDSAVFYDSMDFWNSKEGIALGDPIDGCLSILITRDGGNTWHKTPCASLPKTIKGEAAFAASDTNISIVGNNAWIASGGVASRVLFSDDKGLSWEVFDTPIVQGTPTTGIYSIDFYDEHNGYAIGGDYTQPKLNSNTKIKSTDGGRSWRTVNQIGGPGYRSCVQYVPGRRAKDLVAVGFEGIDYSANGGLDWIKLSKTGFYTIRFLNDSIAFAAGKGRLAKLIFD, encoded by the coding sequence ATGAACTGCAAGCGCTTACTTTTTGTTTTTTTAATTTTTTGCTTTTATAACTGTGGAAATACAGTATCAACTGAATCTCTGTATTCTTCTGTTGAAATTGAGTTAATTGTGGAGGATTCTTTATTAAATATCAGAGCATTAGAGTTGACTAAAGACAAGCTTGTAGCTGTTTCTTCAATTGCCGATGTTTACTCTTTTGATTTAAATTCTGATTCTTTATCAAAAGATAGATTCTATCCCGATAGCTTGAATGTTCGTGCGCTGGCATTGGTAGCCGATACTGTCTTTACTCTTAGTATAGGAAGTCCTGCTTATTTGTATAAAAATTCAGAACTTGTTTATCATGAGACTGATTCTGCTGTATTTTACGACAGCATGGACTTTTGGAATTCAAAAGAGGGCATAGCACTTGGTGATCCAATAGACGGTTGCCTAAGCATTTTAATCACAAGAGATGGAGGCAATACATGGCACAAAACCCCATGTGCCAGTCTACCTAAAACTATTAAAGGTGAAGCAGCTTTTGCTGCGAGTGATACTAATATTTCTATTGTTGGTAATAATGCTTGGATAGCTAGTGGAGGAGTGGCCAGTCGTGTTTTATTTTCAGATGATAAGGGTCTTTCGTGGGAGGTTTTTGACACGCCCATTGTACAAGGAACACCCACAACAGGAATATACAGTATCGATTTTTATGATGAACACAATGGGTATGCCATTGGAGGAGATTATACCCAACCCAAACTTAATTCAAATACGAAAATAAAGTCAACGGATGGCGGGCGGTCATGGCGTACAGTAAATCAAATCGGTGGACCTGGTTATAGAAGTTGTGTTCAATATGTTCCAGGTCGTCGAGCTAAAGATTTAGTTGCTGTTGGTTTTGAAGGTATTGACTACAGTGCAAATGGTGGATTGGATTGGATAAAGCTGAGTAAAACAGGCTTTTATACCATTCGATTTTTGAACGATAGTATTGCCTTTGCTGCCGGAAAGGGCAGACTTGCAAAGTTAATTTTTGATTGA